From the genome of Vigna angularis cultivar LongXiaoDou No.4 chromosome 11, ASM1680809v1, whole genome shotgun sequence, one region includes:
- the LOC108333657 gene encoding uncharacterized protein LOC108333657, with product MAPNGECLPSSFSRNSNMCKPPRLPSDHIQRTISDISFELTKEGIDLSLAPITEVMDAKCECCGMCEEFTPEYIERVREKFLGKWVCGLCGEAVKEELEKNGGKKEEALSSHMNACVRFNKYGRAFPVLFQAEAMKEMLKKNKMEGRRRAKSFNPRETGGQNKGGIARSSSCIPAITREINGLTMAN from the coding sequence ATGGCACCGAACGGAGAGTGTTTGCCTAGTTCATTCTCTAGAAACAGCAACATGTGCAAGCCTCCAAGGCTTCCATCTGATCACATTCAAAGAACGATCTCAGACATCTCGTTTGAGCTAACGAAGGAAGGGATTGATCTGTCACTGGCACCTATAACTGAGGTTATGGATGCCAAGTGTGAGTGCTGTGGAATGTGCGAGGAGTTCACTCCAGAGTACATAGAGCGTGTGCGTGAGAAGTTTTTGGGGAAGTGGGTGTGTGGTTTGTGTGGTGAGGCAGTGAAGGAAGAGCTTGAGAAAAATGGTGGGAAGAAGGAAGAGGCATTGAGTTCACACATGAATGCATGTGTGAGGTTCAACAAATATGGAAGGGCTTTTCCAGTTCTGTTCCAAGCTGAGGCCATGAAAGAGATGctgaaaaagaacaaaatggaAGGCAGAAGAAGGGCTAAGTCCTTCAACCCAAGGGAGACAGGAGGACAAAACAAAGGAGGGATTGCTAGAAGTTCAAGCTGCATTCCAGCAATCACAAGAGAGATCAATGGTCTCACAATGGCCAATTAG
- the LOC108333563 gene encoding uncharacterized protein LOC108333563 has product MKPIEMETKAPIVAKKVWDMVRVMFFMMRKGISKGKLMMDLNVMLKRRSKLAGKAIANLMSHHHHAASHDSHLQFSAPREYEFSCSNTPSAFSFPAIGKRHRHFFACVHAPPTQDDDSVTMNAVKTVLEMLNNDVKVETTSSPALPGFGRSPMVRQLRVTDSPFPLRDSDQDNDHQVDKAAEEFIKRFYKELKKQD; this is encoded by the coding sequence ATGAAACCTATAGAAATGGAAACCAAAGCACCGATAGTAGCCAAGAAAGTCTGGGACATGGTACGTGTGATGTTCTTCATGATGAGAAAAGGTATATCCAAGGGCAAACTCATGATGGACCTCAACGTCATGCTAAAGCGCCGCAGCAAGCTCGCCGGAAAAGCCATTGCAAACCTCATGTCCCACCACCACCACGCCGCCTCCCACGACTCCCACCTTCAATTCTCTGCCCCGAGGGAGTACGAGTTCAGCTGCAGCAACACTCCCAGCGCCTTCTCCTTCCCGGCAATAGGGAAGCGCCACCGCCACTTCTTCGCCTGTGTCCACGCGCCCCCCACACAGGACGACGACTCCGTCACTATGAACGCGGTGAAGACGGTGTTGGAGATGCTGAACAACGACGTCAAGGTCGAGACGACGTCGTCCCCTGCTCTGCCAGGGTTCGGGCGGAGCCCCATGGTGAGGCAACTGAGGGTGACGGACTCGCCGTTCCCTCTGCGAGATTCCGACCAAGACAACGACCACCAGGTCGATAAGGCGGCGGAAGAGTTCATCAAGAGGTTTTACAAGGAGCTCAAGAAGCAGGATTGA
- the LOC108334125 gene encoding LOW QUALITY PROTEIN: homeobox-leucine zipper protein ATHB-15 (The sequence of the model RefSeq protein was modified relative to this genomic sequence to represent the inferred CDS: inserted 1 base in 1 codon) translates to MAMSCKDGKPGLDNGKYVRYTPEQVEALERLYHDCPKPSSIRRQQLIRECPILSNIEPKQIKVWFQNRRCREKQRKEASRLQAVNRKLTAMNKLLMEENDRLQKQVSHLVYENGYFRQHTQNTALPTKDTSCESAVTSGQRSLTAQHPPRDASPAGLMSIAEETLAEFLSKATGTAVEWVQMPGMKPGPDSIGIVAISHGCTGVAARACGLVGLEPTRVAEILKDRPSWFRDCRAVDVLNVLPTANGGTIELLYMQLYAPTTLAPARDFWLLRYTSVLEDGSLVVCERSLKNTQNGPTMPPVQHFVRAEMLPSGYLIRPCEGGGSIIHIVDHMDLEPWSVPEVLRPLYESSTVLAQKTTMVALRQLRQISHEVSQSNVTGWGRRPAALRALGQRLSRGFNEAINGFTDEGWSMIGNDGVDDVTVLVNSSPDKLMGLNLSFANGFPSISNAVLCAKASMLLQNVPPAILLRFLREHRSEWADNNMDAYSAAAVKVGPCGLPGTRVGNYGGQVILPLAHTIEHEEFLEVIKLEGIAHSPEDAIMPREVFLLQLCSGMDENAVGTCAELIFAPIDASFADDAPLLPSGFRIIPLDSAKEASNPNRTLDLASALDIGPTGNRASNDYSGNSGSMRSVMTIAFEFAFESHMQDHVASMARQSVRSIISSVQRVALALSPSHLSSQAGLRTPLGTPEAQTLARWICNSYRCYLGVELLKSNNEGNESLLKSLWHHSDAILCCTLKALPVFTFANQAGLDMLETTLVALQDITLEKIFDDHGRKILCSEFPQIIQQGFACLQGGICLSSMGRPISYERVVAWKVLNEEENAHCXLLYVYELVFRLTYDMIIRE, encoded by the exons ATGGCAATGTCCTGCAAGGATGGTAAACCAGGATTGGATAACGGGAAATATGTCCGTTACACACCTGAGCAGGTTGAGGCCCTTGAGAGACTTTATCATGACTGCCCCAAACCCAGTTCCATACGCCGCCAGCAGCTCATTCGCGAGTGCCCTATTCTCTCCAACATTGAGCCTAAGCAAATCAAAGTCTGGTTTCAGAACAGAAG GTGTAGAGAGAAGCAGAGAAAAGAGGCCTCGCGGTTGCAAGCTGTAAATAGGAAGCTCACAGCCATGAACAAGCTTCTCATGGAGGAGAATGATAGGTTGCAGAAGCAGGTGTCTCATTTGGTTTACGAAAATGGCTACTTTCGCCAACACACTCAGAAT ACTGCGCTTCCAACCAAAGACACGAGCTGTGAGTCGGCGGTGACTAGTGGTCAACGCAGTTTGACAGCCCAGCATCCCCCAAGGGATGCAAGTCCTGCAGG GCTTATGTCCATTGCAGAAGAGACTTTAGCAGAGTTTCTTTCGAAGGCTACTGGAACTGCTGTTGAGTGGGTCCAAATGCCTGGAATGAAG CCTGGTCCGGATTCCATTGGAATCGTTGCTATTTCTCATGGTTGCACTGGTGTGGCAGCAAGAGCCTGCGGCCTTGTCGGTTTAGAACCCACAAGG GTTGCAGAAATCCTCAAAGATCGGCCTTCATGGTTTCGTGATTGCCGAGCTGTGGATGTTCTGAATGTGCTGCCCACAGCAAATGGTGGAACCATAGAGCTGCTTTATATGCAG CTATATGCACCAACCACGTTGGCACCTGCCCGTGACTTCTGGTTGTTGCGCTACACTTCTGTTTTAGAAGATGGGAGCCTAGTA GTATGTGAGAGGTCCCttaaaaatacacaaaatgGTCCAACCATGCCTCCCGTGCAGCATTTTGTTAGAGCAGAGATGCTTCCTAGTGGGTACCTTATAAGACCCTGTGAGGGAGGTGGTTCTATCATTCACATTGTTGATCACATGGATTTGGAG CCGTGGAGCGTTCCTGAAGTACTGCGACCACTGTATGAATCATCAACAGTGTTGGCTCAGAAGACAACTATGGTG GCACTACGTCAACTAAGGCAGATTTCACATGAAGTTTCTCAGTCTAATGTGACCGGGTGGGGGAGACGACCTGCAGCTCTTCGAGCACTTGGCCAGAGACTCAGCCG TGGCTTCAATGAGGCAATCAATGGGTTCACTGATGAGGGATGGTCAATGATCGGCAATGATGGTGTTGATGATGTTACAGTTCTAGTGAATTCATCACCTGACAAGTTAATGGGTTTGAATCTTTCCTTTGCCAATGGATTTCCATCTATCAGCAATGCAGTCTTGTGTGCCAAAGCTTCAATGCTATTACAG AATGTGCCTCCAGCCATATTACTCAGGTTCCTTCGGGAGCATAGATCAGAATGGGCAGACAACAACATGGATGCTTATTCGGCTGCTGCCGTTAAAGTCGGTCCTTGTGGTTTACCAGGAACTCGTGTTGGAAATTATGGGGGTCAAGTTATTCTTCCTCTAGCCCACACCATTGAGCATGAGGAG TTTCTTGAAGTTATTAAGTTGGAAGGAATTGCTCATTCTCCTGAAGATGCAATAATGCCCAGAGAAGTATTTCTTTTGCAA CTGTGCAGCGGAATGGATGAAAATGCTGTTGGAACCTGTGCAGAGCTTATATTTGCTCCAATTGATGCATCCTTTGCTGATGATGCCCCCCTTCTGCCTTCTGGATTTCGCATCATCCCTCTTGATTCTGCAAAG gAAGCATCCAATCCAAATCGCACACTTGACCTGGCATCTGCTCTAGACATTGGCCCAACTGGAAACAGAGCATCAAATGATTATTCTGGAAATTCTGGATCTATGAGATCTGTGATGACAATAGCGTTTGAATTTGCCTTTGAAAGTCATATGCAAGATCATGTAGCATCCATGGCACGCCAGTCTGTTCGAAGCATTATATCATCTGTCCAAAGGGTAGCATTAGCACTCTCTCCTTCTCATTTAAGTTCACAAGCTGGGCTAAGAACACCACTGGGTACCCCTGAAGCGCAAACACTAGCTCGCTGGATCTGCAATAGTTATAG ATGCTACTTGGGGGTCGAGCTACTTAAATCCAATAACGAAGGGAACGAATCTTTGCTCAAGTCCTTGTGGCATCACTCAGATGCAATATTATGCTGCACTCTAAAG GCATTGCCTGTCTTCACTTTCGCCAACCAGGCAGGGCTTGACATGCTGGAGACCACCTTAGTTGCTTTGCAAGATATAACATTGGAGAAGATATTCGATGATCATGGCCGAAAGATTCTGTGCTCAGAGTTTCCCCAAATTATTCAACAG GGTTTTGCATGCCTTCAAGGTGGTATTTGTCTCTCAAGCATGGGGCGACCCATCTCATATGAAAGAGTAGTAGCTTGGAAGGTattgaatgaagaagagaaTGCTCATT ATTTGCTTTATGTTTATGAACTGGTCTTTCGTTTGACCTATGATATGATAATTAGAGAATAG